In one window of Pseudomonas putida DNA:
- a CDS encoding pseudouridine synthase, with protein sequence MSTPFDPAHQQASTVCLPPGDWSTVLDCLCDHFKAIGRDQWLDRFSRGRVLDAEGRAVAADLPYRRGMRLHYFREVPNEKPIAAQETILHCDEHLVVADKPHFLPVTPTGEYVEHTLLRRLIRRLDNPHLVPLHRIDRHTAGLVLFSSNPQSRSAYQRLFPERRIDKRYQAIAAPLPTREFPLVHRSRLEHGEPFFRMREVEGVANSETLAEVLEKNGNLWRYGLSPVTGKTHQLRVHMAALGAAISNDPFYPTLLEGEDDYERPLKLLAQSLEFDDPLTGEKRYFQSRLSLDW encoded by the coding sequence ATGTCCACGCCGTTCGACCCCGCTCACCAGCAAGCCAGTACCGTTTGTTTGCCGCCTGGCGATTGGAGCACGGTCCTCGATTGCCTGTGCGATCACTTCAAGGCGATTGGTCGTGACCAATGGCTCGATCGCTTCAGTCGAGGGCGAGTGCTGGATGCCGAGGGCAGGGCAGTGGCGGCCGATCTGCCTTATCGACGTGGCATGCGTCTGCATTACTTTCGTGAAGTCCCCAATGAAAAGCCCATTGCGGCGCAGGAAACGATCCTGCATTGCGATGAGCACCTGGTGGTGGCGGACAAGCCGCATTTCCTGCCAGTCACACCCACGGGCGAATATGTCGAGCACACCCTGCTTCGACGCCTGATCCGTCGTCTGGACAATCCCCATCTGGTGCCGCTGCACCGCATCGACCGGCATACGGCGGGGTTGGTGCTGTTCTCGTCCAATCCGCAGTCGCGCAGCGCCTATCAGCGGCTGTTTCCCGAGCGACGCATCGACAAACGCTACCAGGCCATCGCTGCACCGCTGCCGACGCGGGAATTTCCGTTGGTGCACCGTAGTCGGCTGGAGCATGGTGAGCCGTTCTTTCGCATGCGTGAGGTCGAAGGGGTGGCGAACAGCGAGACCCTGGCCGAAGTCCTGGAGAAGAACGGTAACCTGTGGCGTTACGGGCTCTCGCCCGTGACCGGCAAGACCCATCAGTTGAGAGTGCACATGGCGGCACTGGGCGCCGCGATCAGCAACGACCCGTTCTACCCGACATTGCTCGAGGGCGAGGACGACTACGAGCGGCCATTGAAACTGCTGGCGCAAAGTCTCGAGTTCGACGATCCGCTGACGGGTGAAAAGCGGTATTTCCAGAGCCGTTTGAGTCTGGACTGGTAA
- a CDS encoding methyl-accepting chemotaxis protein: MRNNQPITQRERTFPAQQRLISTTNAKGVITYCNDAFIEISGFSREELTGAPHNLVRHPDVPPAVFAHMWQTLKQGLPWMGIVKNRCKSGDHYWVNAYVTPIFDNNQVIGFESVRVKPTAEQIRRAEALYQRLNQGKPAVPRRDKWLPVLQDWLPFILISQIGFLIGNWLGHSWGFALAAAVSVPLGLLGLTWQQRGLKRLLRLAEQTTSDPLIAQMFTDSRGVQARLEMAMLSQESRLKTCLTRLQDSAEHLSEQARQSDVLAHKSSSGLERQRVETEQVAAAVNQMAATTQEVANHVQRTADATQEANRLTSEGRQIAGETREAIERLSAAVGETGQTVTQLAKDSDEIGGVVDVIKGIADQTNLLALNAAIEAARAGEMGRGFAVVADEVRQLAQRTAESTGQIHGLIAKLQQTASNAVQTMETGHRQAEEGVERVMQADQALVGISEAVANITDMATQIAAATEEQTAVADEISRNISTIADLADQTAEQAQHSALLSEELTSTAGTQYSLVERFNR; the protein is encoded by the coding sequence ATGCGTAACAACCAGCCGATTACCCAGAGAGAACGGACTTTCCCTGCCCAGCAGCGGTTGATTTCCACCACCAACGCCAAAGGCGTGATCACCTACTGCAACGATGCTTTCATCGAAATCAGCGGTTTCTCACGCGAAGAGCTCACGGGAGCGCCACACAATCTGGTACGCCACCCTGACGTGCCCCCAGCAGTGTTCGCCCACATGTGGCAGACCCTCAAGCAGGGCCTGCCGTGGATGGGGATCGTCAAGAACCGCTGCAAGTCGGGCGACCATTACTGGGTCAATGCCTACGTCACGCCGATCTTCGACAACAACCAGGTAATCGGTTTCGAGTCGGTGCGGGTCAAGCCCACGGCCGAACAGATCCGTCGCGCCGAAGCGCTTTACCAGCGTCTGAACCAGGGCAAGCCGGCGGTGCCGCGTCGTGACAAGTGGTTGCCGGTACTGCAGGACTGGCTGCCGTTCATTCTCATCAGCCAGATCGGCTTCCTCATCGGCAACTGGCTCGGCCACTCCTGGGGCTTTGCCCTGGCTGCTGCCGTTTCCGTCCCCCTCGGCCTGCTTGGCCTCACCTGGCAGCAGCGCGGCCTCAAGCGCCTGTTGCGCCTGGCCGAACAGACCACTTCCGATCCGCTGATCGCGCAGATGTTCACCGACAGCCGTGGCGTGCAGGCACGCCTGGAAATGGCCATGCTCAGCCAGGAATCCCGCCTGAAAACCTGCCTCACCCGGCTGCAGGACAGTGCCGAGCACCTGAGCGAGCAGGCGCGCCAGTCCGATGTGCTGGCGCACAAGAGTTCTTCGGGGCTGGAGCGCCAGCGCGTGGAGACCGAGCAAGTCGCCGCTGCCGTCAACCAGATGGCTGCTACCACGCAAGAAGTGGCCAACCACGTGCAGCGCACCGCCGACGCTACCCAGGAAGCCAATCGCCTGACCAGCGAGGGCCGTCAGATCGCCGGGGAAACCCGCGAAGCCATCGAACGCCTCTCCGCAGCGGTGGGTGAAACCGGCCAGACCGTCACCCAGTTGGCCAAGGACAGCGACGAGATCGGTGGTGTGGTCGATGTGATCAAGGGCATCGCCGACCAGACCAACCTGCTGGCGCTCAATGCTGCCATCGAAGCGGCCCGCGCCGGCGAAATGGGCCGGGGCTTCGCTGTGGTTGCCGACGAAGTGCGCCAGTTGGCGCAACGTACCGCCGAATCCACCGGACAGATCCACGGCCTGATCGCCAAGCTGCAGCAGACTGCCAGCAATGCCGTGCAAACCATGGAGACCGGCCACCGTCAGGCCGAGGAAGGCGTCGAGCGAGTGATGCAAGCCGACCAGGCGCTGGTAGGGATCAGCGAAGCGGTGGCCAACATCACCGACATGGCTACCCAGATCGCTGCTGCCACCGAAGAGCAGACTGCAGTGGCGGACGAGATCAGCCGTAACATCAGCACCATAGCCGATCTGGCCGACCAGACGGCAGAGCAGGCGCAGCATTCGGCACTGCTCAGTGAAGAACTGACCAGTACGGCTGGAACGCAGTACTCGCTAGTGGAGCGGTTCAACCGCTGA
- a CDS encoding CPBP family intramembrane glutamic endopeptidase — MSPAHWIVLALLGLGYALALFHGHLGLAALPALLALCCTALLVRRPAGWQRVLGHGLFIVLALALALHWLPGFQGAKVIDKVVFSEGALPFSMYLNLDKPLIGLWILLACPWILSLRGHGLLPSLGLVLPLTLLACLGGAWLLGMVGWAPKWPEQTWIWALNNLLLVSLTEELLFRGYIQGGLQRLFRHQGLALIVAALLFGLAHLGSGWQWFYLASLAGIGYGLAYRLGGLSAAVVCHFAVNLTHFALFTYPMLAPG, encoded by the coding sequence ATGTCGCCTGCCCACTGGATCGTCCTCGCCCTGCTTGGTCTGGGCTATGCCCTGGCCCTGTTCCACGGCCACCTGGGACTCGCCGCCCTGCCCGCCTTGCTCGCCCTGTGTTGTACCGCACTGCTGGTGCGACGACCCGCAGGTTGGCAAAGAGTGCTCGGGCATGGCTTGTTCATCGTCCTGGCCCTTGCCCTGGCGCTGCACTGGTTGCCCGGTTTCCAGGGGGCAAAGGTCATCGACAAGGTGGTGTTCAGCGAGGGCGCGCTGCCGTTCTCCATGTACCTGAACCTGGACAAGCCGCTGATCGGCCTCTGGATTCTGCTGGCTTGCCCCTGGATCCTGAGCCTGCGCGGGCACGGTCTACTGCCAAGCCTCGGGCTGGTCTTGCCGCTGACACTGCTGGCTTGCCTGGGTGGCGCCTGGTTGCTTGGAATGGTGGGTTGGGCACCGAAATGGCCGGAACAGACCTGGATCTGGGCCCTGAACAACCTGCTGCTGGTCAGCCTGACCGAAGAGCTGCTGTTCCGCGGCTATATCCAAGGTGGGCTGCAACGCCTGTTCAGGCACCAGGGGCTTGCATTGATCGTGGCCGCGCTGTTGTTCGGCCTGGCGCATCTGGGGAGCGGATGGCAGTGGTTCTACCTGGCAAGCCTTGCGGGTATCGGCTACGGCCTGGCGTATCGACTCGGCGGCTTGAGCGCTGCGGTCGTGTGCCATTTCGCTGTCAACCTGACACATTTCGCCCTGTTTACCTATCCGATGCTGGCCCCAGGCTGA
- the acnA gene encoding aconitate hydratase AcnA, producing the protein MPSLDSLKTLKTLQVADRAYHYFSLTEAASQLGDLQRLPMSLKVLLENLLRWEDGETVTGDDLRALAGWLQERRSDREIQYRPARVLMQDFTGVPAVVDLAAMRAAMAKAGGDPQRINPLSPVDLVIDHSVMVDRYATAEAFEQNVDIEMQRNGERYAFLRWGQSAFDNFRVVPPGTGICHQVNLEYLGRTVWTREEDGRTYAFPDTLVGTDSHTTMINGLGVLGWGVGGIEAEAAMLGQPVSMLIPEVIGFKLTGKLREGITATDLVLTVTQMLRKKGVVGKFVEFYGDGLADLPLADRATIANMAPEYGATCGFFPVDDVTLDYLRLSGRPDETVQLVEAYCKAQGLWRLPGQEPLFSDSLALDMHEVEASLAGPKRPQDRVALSKVSQAFDGFIELQPKPLAKEVGRLESEGGGGVAVGNADQAGEIDYTHNGQTHKLRDGAVVIAAITSCTNTSNPSVMMAAGLVAKKAIEKGLARKPWVKSSLAPGSKVVTDYFKAAGLTPYLDQLGFDLVGYGCTTCIGNSGPLDEAIEKAIGSADLTVASVLSGNRNFEGRVHPLVKTNWLASPPLVVAYALAGSVRVDLTQDALGTGKDGQPVYLRDIWPSQQEIADAVAKVDTAMFHKEYAEVFAGDAQWQAIEVPQAATYVWQDDSTYIQHPPFFDDIGGPLPEIADVHGARILALLGDSVTTDHISPAGNIKADSPAGRYLRDKGVEPRDFNSYGSRRGNHEVMMRGTFANIRIRNEMLGGEEGGNTLHVPSGEKLSIYDAAMRYQAEGTPLVVIAGQEYGTGSSRDWAAKGTNLLGVKAVLAESFERIHRSNLVGMGVLPLQFKAGDDRKRLGLTGKERIDVLGLSGAQIRPGMNLQLRILREDGQQQEIEVLCRIDTLNEVEYFKSGGILHYVLRQLIAG; encoded by the coding sequence ATGCCCTCGCTCGATAGCCTGAAAACCCTCAAGACCCTCCAGGTGGCCGACCGCGCCTACCACTATTTCAGCCTCACCGAGGCCGCCAGCCAGTTGGGCGACCTGCAACGCCTGCCCATGTCGCTCAAGGTCCTGCTGGAAAACCTGCTGCGCTGGGAGGACGGTGAAACCGTCACCGGCGACGACTTGCGAGCCCTGGCCGGCTGGCTGCAAGAGCGACGCTCCGACCGCGAGATCCAGTATCGACCTGCGCGGGTACTGATGCAGGACTTCACCGGCGTGCCCGCCGTGGTCGACCTCGCCGCCATGCGCGCGGCCATGGCCAAGGCGGGCGGCGATCCCCAGCGGATCAACCCGCTGTCGCCGGTTGACCTGGTGATCGACCACTCGGTGATGGTCGACCGCTACGCCACCGCCGAAGCCTTCGAACAGAACGTCGACATCGAGATGCAGCGCAACGGCGAACGCTACGCCTTCCTGCGCTGGGGCCAGAGTGCCTTCGACAACTTCCGGGTGGTGCCACCGGGCACGGGGATCTGCCACCAGGTCAACCTGGAATACCTTGGCCGCACCGTGTGGACCCGCGAGGAAGACGGGCGCACCTACGCCTTCCCCGACACCCTGGTCGGCACCGACTCGCACACCACCATGATCAACGGCCTGGGCGTGCTCGGCTGGGGTGTCGGTGGCATCGAGGCGGAGGCGGCGATGCTAGGCCAGCCGGTGTCGATGCTGATCCCAGAGGTGATCGGTTTCAAGCTCACCGGCAAGCTGCGCGAAGGCATCACCGCCACCGACCTGGTGCTGACGGTCACGCAGATGCTGCGCAAGAAGGGCGTGGTCGGCAAGTTCGTCGAATTCTATGGCGACGGCCTGGCCGACCTGCCGCTGGCCGACCGCGCCACCATCGCCAACATGGCGCCGGAATATGGCGCCACCTGCGGCTTCTTCCCGGTCGATGACGTCACCCTCGACTACCTGCGCTTGTCCGGTCGCCCCGACGAGACCGTGCAACTGGTCGAGGCCTACTGCAAGGCCCAGGGCCTGTGGCGCCTGCCTGGCCAGGAACCGCTGTTCAGCGACAGCCTGGCGCTGGACATGCATGAGGTCGAAGCCAGCCTCGCCGGGCCCAAGCGCCCGCAGGACCGAGTGGCGCTGTCCAAGGTCAGCCAGGCCTTCGACGGCTTCATCGAACTGCAGCCCAAGCCCTTGGCCAAGGAGGTCGGACGCCTGGAAAGCGAAGGGGGTGGCGGTGTTGCCGTGGGTAACGCCGACCAGGCCGGCGAGATCGACTACACGCACAACGGCCAGACCCACAAGCTGCGCGACGGCGCCGTGGTGATCGCGGCCATCACCTCCTGTACCAACACCTCCAACCCCAGCGTGATGATGGCCGCCGGGCTGGTCGCCAAGAAAGCCATCGAGAAAGGCCTGGCTCGCAAACCCTGGGTCAAGAGTTCACTGGCCCCAGGTTCGAAAGTGGTCACTGACTACTTCAAGGCGGCCGGCCTTACCCCCTACCTCGATCAGTTGGGCTTCGACCTGGTCGGCTATGGCTGCACCACCTGCATCGGCAACTCGGGGCCGCTGGACGAGGCCATCGAGAAAGCGATCGGCAGTGCCGACCTGACCGTGGCGTCGGTGCTGTCGGGTAACCGCAACTTCGAAGGCCGGGTGCACCCGCTGGTCAAGACCAACTGGCTGGCCTCGCCACCGCTGGTGGTGGCCTATGCCCTGGCCGGCAGCGTGCGCGTGGATCTCACCCAGGATGCCCTGGGCACTGGCAAGGACGGCCAGCCGGTATACCTGCGCGATATCTGGCCCAGCCAACAGGAAATCGCCGACGCAGTGGCCAAGGTCGATACCGCCATGTTCCACAAGGAGTATGCCGAGGTGTTTGCCGGTGACGCCCAATGGCAGGCCATCGAAGTACCCCAGGCCGCTACCTATGTCTGGCAGGACGACTCCACCTACATCCAGCACCCGCCGTTCTTCGACGATATCGGCGGCCCGCTGCCGGAAATAGCCGACGTGCACGGGGCGCGCATTCTCGCGCTGCTCGGCGACTCGGTGACCACCGACCACATCTCTCCAGCCGGCAACATCAAGGCCGACAGCCCTGCCGGTCGCTACCTGCGCGACAAGGGCGTGGAGCCGCGCGACTTCAACTCCTATGGTTCACGTCGCGGCAACCACGAAGTGATGATGCGCGGCACCTTTGCCAATATCCGCATACGCAACGAAATGCTCGGCGGCGAGGAAGGCGGCAATACGCTGCATGTGCCCAGCGGCGAAAAACTGTCGATCTACGATGCCGCCATGCGCTATCAGGCGGAAGGCACGCCGCTGGTGGTGATCGCCGGGCAGGAATACGGCACCGGCTCCAGCCGCGACTGGGCCGCCAAGGGCACCAACCTGCTGGGGGTCAAGGCAGTGTTGGCCGAGAGCTTCGAGCGTATCCACCGCTCCAACCTGGTAGGCATGGGCGTTCTGCCCCTGCAGTTCAAGGCTGGCGACGATCGCAAGCGCCTGGGCCTGACCGGCAAGGAGCGCATCGATGTGCTGGGGCTCAGTGGCGCGCAGATCCGCCCGGGCATGAACCTGCAGTTGCGCATCCTGCGCGAGGATGGCCAGCAACAGGAGATCGAGGTGCTGTGCCGGATCGACACACTCAATGAAGTCGAGTACTTCAAGTCGGGCGGGATTCTGCACTACGTGCTGCGACAACTGATCGCCGGTTGA
- the rlmM gene encoding 23S rRNA (cytidine(2498)-2'-O)-methyltransferase RlmM, with protein sequence MNTLFMHCRPGFEGEVCAEISEHAAHLGVAGYAKGKPQSASAEFVCLDEGGAERLMRELRFDRLIFPRQWARGDFVELPETDRISVLLEHLAGLPVCGSLWLEVLDSNEGKELSTFCRKFEVPLRKALEKAGRLVEDASKPRLLLTFISGRRVFLGLAEAGNSALWPMGIPRLKFPREAPSRSTLKLEEAWHQFIPRDQWDQRLNDDMTGVDLGASPGGWTYQLVKRGMLVTAIDNGPMAESLMDTGLVQHLMADGFTWKPKQTVDWMVCDIVEKPARTASLIETWLGEGLCREAVVNLKLPMKQRHAEVRKLLDRIEASFKARKVKVSIACKQLYHDREEVTCHLRRLDLKPR encoded by the coding sequence ATGAATACCCTGTTCATGCATTGCCGGCCCGGCTTCGAGGGCGAGGTCTGCGCCGAAATCAGCGAACACGCCGCGCACCTGGGCGTGGCCGGCTATGCCAAGGGCAAGCCGCAGAGCGCCAGCGCCGAATTCGTTTGCCTCGACGAAGGCGGTGCCGAACGCCTGATGCGTGAGCTGCGCTTCGACCGGCTGATCTTCCCGCGCCAATGGGCGCGCGGCGACTTCGTCGAGCTGCCGGAGACTGACCGGATCAGTGTGCTGCTCGAGCACCTGGCGGGCCTGCCGGTGTGTGGCAGCCTGTGGCTGGAGGTGCTCGACAGCAACGAAGGCAAGGAGCTGTCGACCTTCTGCCGCAAATTCGAGGTGCCGCTGCGCAAGGCGCTGGAGAAGGCCGGGCGTCTGGTCGAGGATGCCAGCAAGCCACGCCTGCTGCTGACGTTCATCAGTGGCCGACGGGTGTTTCTCGGCCTGGCCGAAGCGGGCAATTCGGCACTGTGGCCGATGGGCATCCCGCGCCTGAAGTTCCCGCGCGAGGCGCCGAGCCGCTCGACCCTCAAGCTTGAGGAAGCCTGGCACCAGTTCATCCCGCGCGATCAATGGGACCAACGCCTGAACGACGACATGACCGGCGTCGACCTGGGCGCTTCACCGGGCGGCTGGACCTACCAGCTGGTCAAGCGTGGCATGCTGGTCACCGCCATCGACAACGGCCCGATGGCTGAAAGCCTGATGGATACGGGGCTGGTGCAGCATTTGATGGCCGACGGCTTTACCTGGAAGCCCAAGCAGACCGTTGACTGGATGGTCTGCGACATCGTCGAGAAGCCCGCACGCACGGCCTCGCTGATCGAAACCTGGCTGGGCGAGGGGTTGTGCCGCGAGGCCGTGGTCAACCTCAAGCTGCCGATGAAGCAGCGTCACGCCGAGGTGCGCAAGCTGCTCGATCGCATCGAGGCCTCGTTCAAGGCGCGCAAGGTCAAGGTGTCGATAGCCTGCAAACAGCTGTACCACGACCGCGAAGAGGTCACTTGCCACCTTCGCCGGCTCGACCTCAAGCCGCGCTGA
- the tusA gene encoding sulfurtransferase TusA, whose protein sequence is MTDFTPDATLDATGLNCPEPVMMLHQHVRNLAAGGLLKVIATDPSTRRDIPKFCTFLGHELVQQQEDAGTYLYWIRKKAD, encoded by the coding sequence ATGACCGACTTCACTCCAGACGCGACCCTCGACGCCACCGGCCTGAACTGTCCGGAGCCGGTGATGATGCTGCACCAACACGTGCGCAACCTCGCTGCCGGCGGCCTGCTCAAGGTCATCGCCACCGACCCCTCGACCCGTCGCGACATCCCCAAGTTCTGCACCTTCCTCGGCCATGAGCTGGTGCAACAGCAGGAAGACGCCGGCACCTACCTGTACTGGATTCGCAAGAAGGCCGACTGA
- the pdxB gene encoding 4-phosphoerythronate dehydrogenase PdxB, which translates to MLIVADENIPLLDAFFAGFGEIRRYPGRAIDAACVRDADLLLVRSVTRVDRQLLEGSKVRFVGTCTIGTDHLDLEYFAQADIHWSSAPGCNARGVVDYVLGSLLTLAELDGVELPKRVYGVVGAGEVGGRLVRVLRGLGWRVLVCDPLRAASEEGDFVSLDTLLEQCDTISLHTPLQRGGEHPTWHLLGARQLARLRPGAWLINASRGPVVDNDALRELLLDREDVHAVLDVWEGEPQVDLALADLCTLATPHIAGYSLDGKQRGTAQIYQAFCRSQGLPEQVHLADLLPSPALARLDFDANADPAWALATLCRAVYDPRRDDADFRRSLSEDPTEQRAAFDLLRKQYPVRREIEGLAVRVQGDAPQLVQAINALGAVLV; encoded by the coding sequence ATGCTGATCGTTGCCGACGAAAATATCCCGCTGCTCGATGCCTTCTTCGCCGGATTCGGCGAAATCCGCCGTTACCCTGGCCGGGCCATCGATGCAGCCTGTGTCAGGGATGCCGATCTGCTGCTGGTGCGCTCGGTCACCCGCGTCGACCGGCAACTGCTCGAAGGCAGCAAGGTGCGCTTCGTCGGCACCTGCACCATCGGCACCGACCACCTTGATCTCGAATACTTCGCTCAGGCCGACATCCACTGGAGCAGCGCGCCTGGCTGCAACGCCCGCGGCGTGGTGGACTACGTGCTGGGCAGCCTGCTGACCCTGGCCGAGCTCGATGGCGTGGAGCTGCCCAAGCGGGTGTATGGCGTGGTCGGAGCCGGTGAGGTGGGCGGGCGTCTGGTCCGTGTACTGCGAGGCCTGGGCTGGCGGGTGCTGGTGTGCGATCCGCTGCGCGCGGCCAGCGAAGAGGGCGATTTCGTCAGCCTGGACACGTTGCTTGAGCAATGTGACACCATCAGCCTGCATACCCCGCTGCAACGCGGCGGCGAACATCCGACCTGGCATCTGCTCGGTGCGCGGCAACTGGCCCGCCTGCGCCCAGGGGCCTGGCTGATCAATGCCAGCCGCGGGCCGGTAGTGGACAACGACGCCCTGCGCGAGCTGCTGCTGGACCGCGAGGATGTCCACGCGGTGCTGGATGTCTGGGAGGGCGAGCCGCAGGTCGACCTGGCGCTGGCCGACCTGTGCACCCTGGCCACGCCGCATATCGCCGGCTACAGCCTCGATGGCAAGCAGCGCGGGACCGCGCAGATCTACCAGGCCTTCTGCCGTTCGCAAGGTTTGCCGGAGCAGGTGCACCTGGCCGACTTGCTGCCGTCGCCAGCGCTGGCACGCCTGGACTTCGATGCCAACGCCGACCCGGCCTGGGCGCTGGCAACCCTGTGCCGTGCGGTCTACGACCCGCGTCGCGACGATGCGGATTTTCGTCGCAGCCTGAGCGAGGATCCTACCGAGCAACGTGCGGCATTCGACCTGCTGCGCAAGCAGTATCCGGTCCGTCGCGAGATCGAAGGGCTGGCGGTACGGGTACAGGGTGACGCGCCACAGCTGGTGCAGGCCATCAATGCTCTGGGCGCGGTGCTGGTCTAG
- a CDS encoding TonB-dependent siderophore receptor yields MHTRPSPHRLALAIVALAAPVATTSAFAEQALVIEDTLVTAEREARQALGSSVITEEDIKRRPPANDLSDIIRREPGVNLTGNSASGARGNNRQIDLRGMGPENTLILIDGKPSSARNSVRYGWNGDRDTRGETNWVPAEAVERIEILRGPAAARYGSGAMGGVVNIITKRPSDALKGSVSLYTLMPEDSAEGASHRTNFNLGGGLTDTLGFRLYGGLAKTDADDLDINAAHAGSSTVAGREGVRNKDINGLLSWKLNDEHRLEMSAGYSRQGNIYAGDTMNSNGGGNAQLISSLYGHETNVMQRNTYDLTHLGDFTWGTSKTVLAYEYVRNWRLNEGMAGRTEGAIDGNDAAFSRLRNTRLSSEVNLPFAVGATEHVLTVGGEYLYETLNDQGSFRPQSSDPTGVGNDVIAGFDRSDSKMQARSHALFVEDNIIIGATTVTPGLRFDHHETFGDNFSPSLNLSHKITDELTFKGGIARAYKTPNLYQSNPSYLLYSRGNGCSVQQTNSGGCYLQGNADLKPEISVNKEIGLLYDRGTWRTSATYFRNDYQNKIIGGTDVVYAINGGSRVTQWENAGKARVEGLEGNLFVELTPSLDWNTNLTWMLDNDNRETGEPLSVIPEYTVNTTLDWRATDKLSLQLAGTWFGKQKSPTWNYRTQERYDESAQKDVEAYGLVDVSAGYKFNANYDVRVGLNNVFDKQILRGGNASSAGANTYNQPGRALFAALNISF; encoded by the coding sequence ATGCACACCCGACCTTCCCCGCACCGCCTGGCGCTGGCCATCGTTGCCCTGGCCGCGCCCGTGGCAACGACTTCAGCATTCGCCGAGCAGGCGCTGGTCATCGAAGACACGCTGGTGACCGCCGAGCGTGAGGCGCGCCAGGCGCTGGGATCGTCGGTCATCACCGAAGAGGACATCAAGCGCCGCCCGCCGGCCAATGACCTGTCCGACATCATCCGCCGCGAACCCGGGGTCAACCTCACCGGCAACAGTGCCAGCGGCGCCCGTGGCAACAACCGGCAGATCGACCTGCGCGGCATGGGCCCGGAAAACACCCTGATCCTGATCGATGGCAAGCCATCGAGTGCACGCAACTCGGTGCGCTATGGCTGGAACGGCGACCGCGATACCCGCGGCGAGACCAACTGGGTGCCGGCCGAAGCGGTCGAGCGCATCGAAATCCTGCGTGGCCCCGCAGCCGCGCGCTATGGCTCGGGCGCCATGGGCGGGGTGGTCAACATCATCACCAAGCGCCCCAGCGACGCACTCAAGGGCAGCGTCAGCCTGTACACCCTGATGCCGGAGGACAGCGCCGAGGGCGCCAGCCACCGGACCAACTTCAACCTCGGTGGTGGCCTGACCGACACCCTGGGGTTCCGTCTGTATGGCGGCCTGGCCAAGACCGACGCCGACGACCTGGACATCAACGCCGCACACGCTGGCAGCTCGACCGTGGCCGGGCGCGAGGGTGTGCGCAACAAGGATATCAACGGCCTGCTGAGCTGGAAGCTCAACGACGAGCATCGCCTGGAGATGAGCGCAGGCTACAGCCGCCAGGGCAATATCTACGCTGGCGACACCATGAACAGCAACGGCGGTGGCAACGCGCAGCTGATCTCCAGCCTGTATGGCCACGAGACCAACGTGATGCAACGCAACACCTACGACCTGACGCACCTGGGCGACTTCACCTGGGGCACCAGCAAGACCGTGCTGGCTTATGAGTACGTGCGCAACTGGCGCTTGAACGAGGGCATGGCCGGGCGTACCGAAGGGGCGATCGACGGCAACGATGCGGCATTCTCGCGCTTGCGCAACACGCGCCTGTCGAGCGAGGTCAACTTGCCGTTCGCCGTGGGCGCCACGGAGCACGTGCTGACCGTTGGCGGCGAGTACCTCTATGAAACCCTCAACGACCAGGGCTCGTTCCGTCCGCAAAGCTCCGACCCGACAGGCGTTGGCAACGACGTGATCGCAGGCTTCGACCGTAGCGATTCGAAGATGCAGGCGCGCAGCCATGCCTTGTTCGTCGAGGACAACATCATCATCGGCGCGACCACCGTCACGCCGGGCCTGCGTTTCGATCACCACGAGACCTTCGGCGACAACTTCAGCCCTAGCTTGAACCTGTCGCACAAGATCACCGACGAACTGACCTTCAAGGGCGGCATCGCCCGTGCCTACAAGACGCCAAACCTGTACCAGTCCAACCCCAGCTACCTGCTCTACAGCCGCGGCAATGGCTGCAGCGTGCAGCAGACCAACTCCGGCGGCTGCTACCTGCAGGGCAACGCCGACCTCAAGCCTGAGATCAGCGTCAATAAGGAGATCGGCCTGCTGTATGACCGCGGCACCTGGCGCACCAGTGCGACCTATTTCCGCAACGACTACCAGAACAAGATCATTGGCGGCACCGACGTGGTCTACGCGATCAATGGCGGCAGTCGTGTGACCCAGTGGGAAAACGCCGGCAAGGCACGGGTAGAGGGCCTCGAGGGCAACCTGTTCGTCGAGCTCACCCCGAGCCTGGACTGGAACACCAACCTGACCTGGATGCTCGACAACGACAACCGCGAGACCGGCGAGCCGCTGTCGGTGATCCCCGAGTACACGGTCAACACCACCCTGGATTGGCGTGCGACCGACAAGTTGTCGCTGCAGCTGGCCGGTACCTGGTTCGGCAAGCAGAAGTCGCCGACCTGGAACTACCGCACCCAGGAGCGCTATGACGAGTCGGCGCAGAAGGATGTCGAAGCCTATGGGCTGGTGGATGTGAGTGCCGGGTACAAGTTCAACGCCAACTACGATGTGCGGGTGGGGCTAAACAACGTGTTCGACAAGCAGATCCTGCGCGGCGGCAACGCGAGCAGCGCCGGTGCCAACACCTACAACCAGCCGGGCCGGGCGCTGTTTGCGGCGTTGAATATTTCGTTCTGA